The following proteins are encoded in a genomic region of Maniola jurtina chromosome 17, ilManJurt1.1, whole genome shotgun sequence:
- the LOC123874028 gene encoding protein split ends isoform X8 gives MSLPLPKFAVQLLRAAPAQPRSLLHAPASPPRPPSASSSSGGSAPHSPSLEERIRSLDEKYERWSGSRAHVDAPDRSRLRHRLLELDINEVLKPSEVVRSLLAKRSVFDEDTERLEGARVPSPGGSPRSLAVTVPRVLRYPFPAHSGPVATSAIPSTSNVAPGTPTRLPEPDDQDRSRPSPLERIPKLPEVETVNETRSRTRTSSIDKQADANEKKHSPSIDKEQFELDENIMRHANKSRRNSQLDGNYTKHENKSRRNSEMDNNNTSHENKSRRSSEMDSTPQHTRHENKGRGNSELDCNNTRHENKSRSSSLVINVDETKSPVSAEKASDQILLEHNALIDTNEKHNTRDIREGLEDKLITVKKEENVEDKSVSKTSDSFINKFERNCFRDETKLCSEDITEAIKQELRVDLELSQENFFFTNEYDTKFEKMIQEDIKPKLDQSSKLQEAGFRDKKEIENLFQNHISKEIITYNVHSLNHLNVINCSELPRKIMEMTPDLKLNEKLCKEKGDAIVPLISQDDKFGKENINCEKIVEDLNFQNNLLLSIEKTVDNIKNQDETNKNERDKTRHCKDRIEKDYIEKEKLKNNKNIKLEKSEKERKTKEENNFSKSGPEKTDKSKSEKNVEKHIESDKKLEKEREPDKPRHIDDTRSFRHENHKKDRLERDKKKDIVETETSVKGSKRDDKYKHDRPKKESDTKREIKTDNSKSRKSSRDESSRDICRKDSTDSSTSRTSHDSAKCRDFENTEIKEEPKNKETTTDIFQKIETDKESTKLNDQSKLDSKIKIKTEIKEEKDLEHHSKIKIDSHIENTLKIKSDGQEKQRHYSLDSPNIDSKRKERLNSCSSLPSNIGHKRRMSSQDSIDCLTEDTKKCKSERRDSKDSRSVDRHKTTKFSKGHFAKIIESKTKDDKKNQVKPPDDNMFVNIKEEEIKELTSERNKIIKNTPMDECVEKIEEPTKEQQSGTSESSSESLHNNIDFLATLELRSSEEDERQKALRKEMKEKKRIQQLQQIQELQMQQDALQQAELCNKIKEDRKLKNEEKKKEAMREKRMSTERKSKDDKNDNSKRRNRKVPSTDSSDSDEPMKKHSIFDIVDDEPTYISMYDKVKARSCKNMQKQEEEKRQEKIKAKFSQLKQSRAKREEKKRSSWDEDSDSESEQRKSHKTSMGSSSDDDQIVMQSKKREKSHGSSLEYDQNRTNDYFDAISTEEDSHNKLSRKNSRSRIMSDTSDDENTKRNTNKSPNFVDKIKKEIFSDSESSQKYKENDIHLKESSNDKVKKTSLLNLFGKSDSDDNRLKSILDGENNYRMSFAKSYSNDISSENESVPSNIHPSEMRKKHKKKQKKYKFSFSDEDTKTESGLEVTPDMGVKHKNSDKFRRHNNKKEKRKDKIRDSVDTDEPRDERRKYKKDKRSPSQSYDLISDPTSNNYKKEGKMEDIFGPLSDESDRDSGHIASRDSGHITGQSMDYHYTTTEKLNSDEVKIKDEIKRKKEKRRKEKAHFGKDDDNSLDVDAVSKAIEARLFADTSNIEDNRAKMENNSDCVAKKFDTDDKYGEVNISVDNMSFYKYCDKIKKDSREKKKKKKRNREDRQSRKEHHHGYHHEKIQKIDNSYLDSNIIPKKLDNSYPDNNITLSPKTMLLDIPLPNDSQKTDIADKSDDSKSLSESPSLPRITDSPPLAVKTDENTDAKLNHRDSPNMLVVGDVIKTGFELARNIEVNDIPMPPPIENIVQDISEVPLPKDPPLNTEKGKQDDVTCVNVDTDVKMSEDAVRSIPNLENNSEKQTDKITSESHSGKAEKKVEEKPRAIISQEETEDAVAALLGESFGGKTNTFVNCYEEVESNNTHQIEIENTTSESEIIPEQDAEEMRQAVQNLNASEMEMKPDTPVSDNDLLLIDTDTEETEETNQDAIEKLPVNIIATNQSLNNNNKVSLSQTTEISNIIVTKPKTTIVHPIQKEFQDLNKKINEVEVKPLVTMQETIQQITSTATPVITSPVRSWTLSNNKIIEPHRLNIPVSSLANKDNIETKPTHITANIVQIKAPHNQSVQIGNSLRPIITPNRLSTPYQVINQMIRPQVSSMQPPTIKIPEPHIIYQKPQGIVISPRIGNEPLLLSPKTSPRTESMTSPRLANMAILGSSSQNCSSVGIATSNAIQQRTPGQVTVVRMQQPPLSPIQTMHIPPGARAMVSPNRPNSVLVQTQGSPLHFNRLPVTPVLAPISKPLNVNNIIQQTKTSVGNNPQLIHQTKIISDTRKSESLNENTKIILSPTRLQQSTNSTVNVMAQNRLISVQNPIHVGNINSTLHLSNKVLINNKLQIADKREIPNNKSEHNLMTPIIHVATHAPSSIIQGSTKSVVCSLQEAATVNRGHGSNVIHTINSQRLLTTNPITNVIQLDANKGPPSVLSMATIRPPQALCKSESSNTVVVTTSSLRNVVMTPLLLNTSTTPKATIRLHTRSESENVDNHSAAPFMNHSQPQNYDKNNESKELDFQKSPSDPSTSPTEHIIAKCETDFEELLKDNTNEIKVTNDPEKKLEINVGKSFTLITPSLDPRTSTDSKVVEKDSNKELVAKKPNDDFALKINEKEITTLVTDEEKSNDPVESVTKNSNLEVKLKEKFEIVSHDVKDKIDEKKTCENNDISSISEVGESSDKLFSLLSSPSKADDIKNSDEGDYWTAKDVNIESVIKKVDSLCNDISDEKKDQTFDVNVLKTKESTEDAASEGNIQNDISIGEKDATKQDTCNIELSKENKSETFQECNVIGEPILDKTTGRRGGRTGRGKRMEKNQDRVQTRQIAKPTRGASKRGRGSRAKVDKKIKNLGSNNLNNMPGDVYDFHEDSGDETVTSPNKAEVRPRLILTIKSPLSGHSNAIATSTLSITQKDQAKNLEKQKEDKMEVFVSPSANTRKSRRLQEKDIQRSTVDDVIDEVIKGTATQFRNTKEANKKRATRQTGSKTEKNSTGDVRKSPRGVKRTRDRSLSDASMDSSDDNVKRDDNVTAKEPKLPKLTEPPAPPKSEPETIIKTIPVAPPVITAPLSIPTPITKPPKKMISEIAKLTSVFEAAANTNNRVRVASPSVPDRPLPLAERPCEAERLAPPAAETSPIAAGEAGDAGYVRRHVDNVPTNMMPVGATEATDARVQSPALPHRPPSTQHLVDRATPVLVRGGEGEGEGAAAGASRFRGAYAGPASLPRGAHHPPLAKQVAVVGPHHQLAGSRTPVTDEARFGRTSVPAGSPQGPIALSADLVRSPPPAHQQTSPIAVYHNGDGMYPHFSHHHYQMYQQHFRATQHENISTPTFLPRGALEAEASEVPTPPLELRRPPTARVPRPAHSPSLLDRHIMYAVRCGRSPPPAHGTSRPPSALPPPGAPGPPHASQVPREADSLQMLLRRYPVMWQGLLALKNDSAAVQMHFVGGNPGVAADALSRHSDGAAASLLRIAQRMRLEPAQLDQVHRKMKLENEHCILLALPCGRDHMDVLQQSTNLTAGFITYLQRKQAAGIVNVAPTPGHHQSIYTVHIFPSCDFANENLNRIAPDLMHRVANIAHLLIVIATALG, from the exons ATGAGCCTGCCGCTGCCCAAGTTCGCCGTGCAGCTATtgcgcgccgcgcccgcgcagCCGCGTTCGCTGCTGCACGCGCCCGCCTCGCCGCCGCGCCCTCCCTCTGCCTCCTCCTCCAGCGGCGGCTCTGCACCGCATTCGCCCTCGCTCGAGGAACGCATTCGCTCCCTCGACGAGAAGTACGAGCGGTGGAGCGGCTCTAGAGCGCACGTGGATGCTCCCGATCGTTCACGTCTGCGGCATCGCCTACTCGAGCTCGACATAAACGAGGTGTTGAAACCTTCCGAGGTGGTCCGATCGTTGCTGGCCAAACGATCCGTTTTCGACGAAGACACTGAGAGGCTCGAAGGGGCTCGCGTTCCGAGTCCGGGAGGAAGTCCGCGCTCTTTGGCCGTTACGGTACCGCGAGTGTTGCGGTACCCTTTTCCAGCACATTCCGGTCCGGTTGCTACGTCAGCTATCCCTTCCACTTCCAACGTGGCTCCCGGGACGCCCACGCGGTTGCCGGAGCCAGATGACCAGGATCGCTCGCGACCTTCACCATTGGAAAGAATACCCAAGTTGCCCGAAGTAGAAACGGTAAACGAAACCCGAAGTAGAACGAGAACATCTTCTATAGATAAACAAGCGGATGCAAATGAGAAGAAACATTCTCCGTCGATTGATAAGGAGCAGTTTGAATTAGATGAAAATATTATGAGGCATGCAAACAAAAGTCGAAGAAACTCTCAATTAGACGGAAATTATACAAAGCATGAAAACAAAAGTAGAAGAAACTCTGAAATGGACAATAATAATACGAGCCACGAAAACAAGAGTAGAAGGAGCTCTGAAATGGACAGTACGCCACAACATACGAGGCATGAAAATAAGGGTAGAGGAAACTCTGAATTAGACTGCAATAATACGAGGCATGAAAACAAGAGTAGAAGTAGCTCTTTAGTTATTAACGTTGATGAGACCAAGTCACCTGTCAGTGCAGAAAAAGCTTCTGATCAAATCTTGTTGGAACACAATGCCCTAATAGATACTAACGAAAAACACAACACGAGAGATATTCGAGAGGGATTGGAAGATAAGTTAATTACggtaaaaaaagaagaaaatgtgGAAGATAAGAGCGTTTCGAAAACCAGTGATTCCTTTATAAACAAATTCGAAAGAAATTGTTTTCGAGATGAAACGAAATTATGCAGTGAAGATATCACAGAAGCGATTAAACAAGAATTACGGGTAGACCTTGAATTAAGTCAAGAaaattttttctttacaaatgAATATGatacaaagtttgaaaaaatgATCCAAGAAGATATCAAACCAAAATTAGACCAAAGCAGTAAATTGCAAGAAGCGGGGTTTAGAGATAAAAAAGAGATTGAAAATCTTTTTCAGAATCATATAAGTAAAGaaattataacttataatgTACACTCTCTAAATCACTTGAATGTCATAAATTGCTCAGAATTACCAAGGAAGATTATGGAAATGACGCCAGATTtaaaattgaatgaaaaattATGTAAGGAAAAGGGTGATGCCATTGTTCCACTTATATCACAAGACGATAAGTTTGGCAAGGAAAACATAAACTGTGAGAAAATCGTAGaagatttaaattttcaaaacaatttatTGCTTTCTATAGAAAAAACTGttgataatattaaaaatcagGATGAGACTAATAAAAACGAGCGCGATAAAACAAGACACTGTAAAGATCGCATTGAAAAGGATTATATAGAAaaggaaaagttaaaaaataacaaaaatattaaacttgAAAAAAGTGAAAAAGAACGTAAAACGAAGGAAGAAAATAACTTTTCGAAATCAGGCCCAGAAAAAACCGATAAGTCAAAATCTGAAAAGAATGTAGAAAAACACATAGAATCAGATAAAAAATTAGAAAAGGAACGTGAACCTGATAAGCCAAGACATATTGATGATACAAGATCTTTTCGCcatgaaaaccataaaaaagataGACTTGAAcgagataaaaaaaaagatattgttGAAACAGAAACTTCAGTTAAAGGATCAAAAAGGGATGACAAATACAAGCACGATCGACCTAAGAAAGAAAGTGATACAAAACGTGAAATTAAAACTGATAATTCGAAGAGTCGTAAATCTTCTAGAGATGAGTCTAGCAGGGATATTTGCCGAAAAGATTCAACAGACTCTAGTACGTCTAGAACATCACACGATTCAGCTAAATGTAGAGATTTTGAAAATACAGAAATAAAAGAGGAGCCTAAAAATAAAGAGACTACTACTgatatatttcaaaaaattgaaACTGACAAAGAATCAACAAAACTCAATGATCAATCTAAATtagatagtaaaataaaaattaagaccgaaataaaagaagaaaaggATTTAGAACAccattcaaaaattaaaatcgatagTCACATAGAgaatacattaaaaattaaatctgaTGGTCAAGAAAAACAAAGGCATTACTCCCTAGATTCACCTAATATTGATTCTAAACGTAAAGAGCGGTTAAATTCATGTTCTAGCCTACCATCTAACATCGGTCATAAACGTAGAATGTCATCACAAGACAGTATAGACTGCCTTACAGAAGATactaaaaaatgtaaaagtgaACGACGTGATTCTAAAGATTCTAGAAGTGTGGATCGtcataaaactacaaaattcaGTAAAGGTCATTTTGCTAAAATTATTGAAAGCAAAACCAAAGATGATAAGAAAAATCAAGTAAAACCACCTGATGATAATATGTTTGTAAACATAAAAGAAGAGGAAATTAAGGAGCTAACATCTGAAAGAAATAAGATTATCAAAAATACTCCAATGGATGAATGTGTTGAAAAGATAGAAGAACCAACCAAAGAGCAACAATCAGGAACCTCGGAGTCGTCCTCAGAATCTTTACACAATAATATCGATTTTCTTGCTACTTTAGAACTGAGGTCGAGTGAAGAAGATGAAAGACAAAAAGCACTGCGTAAAGAGATGAAAGAGAAGAAACGTATTCAGCAATTACAACAAATACAAGAACTTCAAATGCAACAAGATGCTCTACAACAAGCTGAATTATGTAATAAGATAAAAGAAGACCGAAAACTTAAAAATGaggaaaagaagaaagaagctATGCGTGAGAAGAGAATGTCTACTGAACGTAAAAGTAAAGATGATAAAAACGATAACAGTAAACGGCGAAATCGTAAAGTTCCAAGCACAGATAGTTCAGATTCTGATGAGCCTATGAAAAAACATTCTATATTTGACATCGTAGACGATGAACCAACATACATTTCAATGTACGATAAAGTTAAAGCTAGATCTTGCAAAAACATGCAAAAACAAGAAGAAGAAAAGCGACAGGAAAAAATTAAAGCTAAATTTAGCCAACTAAAGCAAAGTCGAGCGAAACGTGAAGAAAAGAAAAGATCTAGTTGGGATGAAGATAGTGATTCCGAAAGTGAACAACGTAAATCTCATAAGACTTCCATGGGCAGTTCTTCTGATGACGACCAAATTGTAATGCAAAGTAAAAAGCGTGAAAAATCTCATGGCTCTAGTCTTGAATACGatcaaaatagaacaaatgatTATTTTGATGCAATAAGCACCGAAGAAGATTCGCATAATAAATTATCGCGTAAAAATTCCCGGTCACGCATTATGTCCGATACATCTGATGACGAAAATACTAAAAGGAATACGAATAAAAGTCCAAATTttgttgataaaattaaaaaagaaatattttcagACTCAGAATCTTctcaaaaatataaagaaaacgaTATCCACCTTAAAGAATCTAGCAATGATAAGGTGAAGAAAACATCTCTTCTAAATTTATTTGGGAAAAGTGATAGTGATGACAATAGACTCAAGTCAATTTTAGACGGTGAAAATAATTACAGAATGTCTTTTGCGAAAAGCTATTCAAATGATATTTCTTCAGAAAATGAATCTGTTCCATCAAATATACATCCATCTGAAATGCGTAAAAAGCAtaagaaaaaacaaaagaaatacaAGTTTTCCTTTTCTGATGAAGATACTAAGACTGAAAGTGGTCTTGAAGTTACGCCAGATATGGGTGTTAAACACAAAAACTCAGACAAATTTCGCCGCCATAAtaataagaaagaaaaaagaaaagacaaaaTTCGTGACAGCGTTGATACGGATGAACCTCGAGATgaaagaagaaaatataaaaaggaTAAGAGATCACCTAGCCAATCGTATGATTTAATTTCGGATCCGACGTCTAATAACTATAAGAAAGAGGGTAAGATGGAAGATATATTTGGTCCACTTTCTGACGAGTCAGATAGAGACTCGGGCCATATCGCAAGTAGAGACTCgggccatatcacaggtcaatCTATGGATTATCATTATACAACAACCGAAAAATTAAATAGTGATGAAGTTAAAATCAAAGATGAAATCAAACGGAAGAAAGAGAAGCGGAGAAAAGAAAAGGCGCATTTTGGCAAAGATGATGACAATAGCTTAGATGTTGATGCAGTTAGTAAAGCAATAGAAGCTCGGTTATTTGCTGACACCTCGAATATTGAAGATAATCGTGctaaaatggaaaataattCGGATTGTGTTGCTAAAAAATTTGATACTGATGATAAATATGGAGAGGTTAACATTAGTGTAGATAATATGTCCTTTTATAAATAttgtgataaaattaaaaaggattcacgagaaaaaaagaagaagaaaaaaagaaatcGTGAAGATCGTCAAAGTCGTAAAGAACATCACCATGGATATCACCATGAAAAGATACAAAAAATTGATAACTCTTATCTCGACAgtaatattattccaaaaaaacTTGACAACTCTTACCCTGACAATAACATTACTCTATCTCCAAAAACTATGTTGCTTGACATACCATTACCCAATGATTCCCAAAAAACTGATATTGCAGACAAATCAGATGATAGTAAATCTCTTTCTGAATCACCCAGTTTACCAAGAATTACTGATAGTCCTCCGTTAGCAGTTAAAACAGATGAGAACACTGATGCAAAGTTAAATCATCGCGATTCTCCTAACATGTTAGTAGTAGGTGATGTAATTAAAACTGGTTTTGAATTAGCGCGAAACATTGAAGTTAATGATATACCGATGCCACCTCCCATTGAAAATATTGTTCAAGATATCAGTGAAGTACCATTACCGAAGGATCCTCCTCTTAACACTGAAAAAGGCAAACAGGATGATGTAACTTGTGTAAATGTTGATACTGATGTAAAAATGAGTGAAGATGCCGTTCGAAGTATACCTAACTTAGAAAATAATTCAGAAAAACAAACCGATAAAATAACTAGTGAGTCACATTCTGGTAAAGCAGAGAAAAAGGTAGAAGAAAAACCTCGTGCCATCATTTCTCAAGAAGAAACAGAGGATGCTGTCGCTGCATTACTGGGCGAAAGTTTTGGGGGGAAAACCAATACCTTTGTTAACTGCTATGAAGAAGTAGAAAGTAATAATACGCATCAAATCGAAATAGAAAACACTACAAGTGAAAGTGAAATAATTCCCGAACAAGACGCTGAAGAAATGAGACAGGCAGTTCAAAATTTAAATGCTAGTGAAATGGAAATGAAACCTGATACACCTGTGTCTGATAATGATCTTTTACTAATAGATACTGATACTGAAGAAACTGAGGAGACTAATCAAGATGCGATCGAAAAATTACCAGTAAACATAATTGCAACAAATCAGTCtcttaacaataataataaagtaagcTTATCTCAGACTACAGAGATTTCAAATATTATCGTTACGAAACCAAAAACAACTATAGTACATCCCATTCAAAAAGAGTTTCaagatttgaataaaaaaataaacgaaGTTGAAGTAAAACCGTTAGTAACAATGCAAGAAACCATTCAGCAAATTACATCGACAGCGACTCCAGTCATAACTTCTCCAGTCCGGTCTTGGACTTtatcaaataacaaaataattgaaCCTCACAGGCTAAACATCCCTGTAAGTTCCTTGGCTAACAAAGATAATATTGAAACCAAACCAACTCATATAACAGCAAATATAGTTCAGATTAAAGCACCGCATAATCAAAGCGTACAAATAGGTAATTCCTTAAGGCCTATCATTACTCCTAATAGACTTAGTACTCCTTACCAAGTAATAAACCAGATGATCAGGCCGCAAGTTTCTAGTATGCAACCACCTACCATAAAAATACCAGAACCTCATATTATATATCAAAAACCTCAAGGCATAGTAATTTCGCCAAGAATCGGCAATGAACCGTTATTGCTGAGCCCTAAGACTAGTCCACGGACTGAAAGTATGACATCGCCACGTTTAGCTAACATGGCTATTCTTGGAAGCTCTTCACAAAATTGCAGTTCAGTTGGAATAGCTACATCAAATGCAATACAGCAAAGAACTCCAGGTCAGGTGACTGTAGTCCGAATGCAACAGCCACCATTAAGTCCAATCCAAACTATGCATATACCGCCTGGTGCTAGAGCTATGGTATCTCCTAACCGACCTAATTCAGTCTTGGTTCAAACGCAAGGCTCTCCACTACATTTCAATAGATTGCCCGTAACTCCGGTTCTCGCACCAATTTCTAAACCATTAAATGTGAATAATATAATTCAGCAAACTAAAACAAGTGTTGGTAATAATCCACAATTGATTCATCAAACAAAGATAATATCAGACACCAGGAAATCCGAAAGTTTGAATGAGAATACAAAAATCATATTATCTCCAACCAGATTACAACAAAGTACAAATTCTACCGTAAATGTAATGGCACAGAATAGACTTATATCCGTGCAGAACCCTATTCATGTTGGAAATATAAATTCGACTTTGCATCTTTCCAATaaggttttaataaataacaagcTTCAAATAGCCGATAAAAGAGAAATACCAAATAACAAGTCTGAACATAATCTGATGACACCTATTATACATGTAGCTACTCACGCTCCATCATCTATAATTCAGGGCAGCACTAAATCTGTTGTTTGCAGTCTTCAAGAGGCAGCGACGGTCAATAGAGGTCATGGGTCGAATGTGATTCACACTATCAACTCGCAGAGGCTGCTTACTACGAATCCTATTACGAATGTCATACAACTGGATGCCAATAAAGGTCCGCCCTCGGTGTTATCCATGGCCACTATAAGACCCCCACAAGCTTTGTGCAAATCTGAATCATCAAACACTGTTGTCGTGACGACCTCAAGTCTTAGAAATGTAGTTATGACTCCCTTGTTGCTTAATACATCTACAACTCCAAAAGCGACCATAAGATTACATACGAGAAGTGAGAGTGAAAACGTAGATAATCATTCAGCTGCACCTTTCATGAATCATTCCCAACCGcaaaattatgataaaaataatgaaagtaaagaattagattttcaaaaatctcccTCAGATCCTTCAACGTCCCCAACAGAACATATTATAGCTAAATGTGAAACTGACTTTGAGGAGTTATTAAAAGATAatacaaatgaaataaaagtaacTAATGATCCTgaaaagaaattggaaattaatgttggaaaaagttttactttaatAACTCCCAGTCTCGATCCAAGAACAAGCACAGATAGTAAGGTCGTTGAAAAAGATAGCAATAAAGAATTAGTTGCCAAAAAACCGAATGACGACTTTGCAttgaaaattaatgaaaaggAAATTACAACTTTAGTAACAGATGAGGAAAAATCTAATGATCCGGTAGAAAGTGTTACCAAAAACAGCAATTTAGaagttaaattaaaagaaaaatttgagATAGTGAGCCATGACGTAAAAGATAAAATTGACGAAAAGAAAACTTGCGAGAATAATGATATTTCCTCAATATCGGAAGTTGGCGAAAGTAGCGACAAGTTATTTAGTCTACTTTCAAGTCCAAGCAAGGCAGACGACATAAAAAACTCAGATGAAGGGGATTATTGGACAGCGAAGGATGTTAACATAGAGTCAGTTATTAAGAAAGTTGATTCTTTATGTAATGATATTTCAGATGAAAAGAAAGATCAAACATTTGACGTAAATGTTTTGAAAACGAAGGAATCTACAGAAGACGCTGCATCGGAGGGAAACATACAAAATGATATATCGATTGGGGAAAAAGATGCTACCAAACAAGATACTTGTAATATAGAGCTATCAAAAGAAAATAAGAGTGAAACGTTTCAGGAATGTAATGTGATCGGAGAACCTATTCTGGACAAAACAACTGGTAGGAGAGGTGGACGCACTGGACGAGGTAAAAGAATGGAGAAAAACCAGGACAGGGTTCAAACTCGTCAAATAGCCAAACCAACTAGGGGAGCTTCGAAGCGAGGCAGAGGCAGCAGAGCGAaggtagataaaaaaataaaaaatttaggttCCAACAATTTGAATAATATGCCTGGAGATGTGTACGACTTTCATGAGGATTCCGGTGATGAAACAGTGACATCGCCTAACAAAGCGGAAGTAAGACCTCGTTTAATTCTGACTATAAAAAGCCCTCTCTCTGGGCATTCGAATGCAATAGCGACATCGACTCTCAGTATAACGCAGAAAGATCAGgcaaaaaatttagaaaaacaaaaGGAGGACAAGATGGAAGTGTTCGTATCGCCCTCGGCAAATACGCGTAAATCAAGACGTCTACAAGAAAAAGACATACAACGCAGCACCGTCGACGATGTTATAGACGAAGTGATAAAGGGTACCGCGACACAATTCAGAAATACCAAAGAGGCAAATAAAAAGAGAGCTACAAGACAAACCGGTAGCAAAACTGAGAAAAACTCTACGGGTGACGTCCGTAAGTCCCCCAGAGGCGTCAAGAGAACGAGAGACAGAAGTCTGTCGGACGCCTCGATGGATAGCAGCGATGACAACGTTAAGAGAGATGATAATGTTACTGCCAAGGAGCCGAAGCTTCCGAAGTTGACAGAACCTCCTGCACCACCAAAAAGCGAACCCGAAACGATCATCAAGACGATTCCGGTCGCACCGCCCGTTATCACCGCCCCGCTAAGCATTCCTACTCCTATAACGAAACCGCCCAAGAAAATGATATCAGAGATAGCCAAACTAACGAGCGTATTCGAAGCGGCCGCGAACACAAATAACAGGGTTAGGGTCGCTTCACCGAGCGTGCCCGACCGACCTCTGCCGCTGGCCGAGCGGCCCTGTGAAGCGGAACGTCTCGCTCCGCCCGCCGCCGAGACTTCGCCCATCGCAGCGGGCGAAGCGGGGGACGCGGGCTACGTGCGGCGCCACGTGGACAACGTGCCGACGAACATGATGCCGGTCGGCGCCACCGAGGCCACGGACGCGCGCGTGCAGTCGCCCGCGCTGCCGCACCGCCCGCCTTCCACGCAGCACCTCGTGGACCGCGCCACCCCCGTTCTCGTCAG AGGTGGCGAGGGCGAAGGCGAGGGCGCCGCAGCAGGCGCGTCGCGCTTCCGCGGCGCGTACGCGGGGCCCGCCAGCCTGCCGCGCGGCGCGCACCACCCGCCGCTCGCCAAGCAGGTGGCCGTCGTGGGCCCGCACCATCAGCTCGCGG GCTCTCGAACGCCGGTCACGGATGAGGCTCGCTTCGGTCGCACCAGCGTCCCAGCGGGCAGCCCTCAAGGACCAATCGCTTTG